A section of the Humulus lupulus chromosome 2, drHumLupu1.1, whole genome shotgun sequence genome encodes:
- the LOC133819255 gene encoding uncharacterized protein LOC133819255, which yields MEQATQQSQEVIAKALLGARVAMLGIRYHMRLMGEAAGIPWLHWISNWRELYLQQFARETSQRVCQVQDMSPPSTKGKRPKHIPTGKLVKLLNEKRKSFRLNLEMDKVVEERWSKCTKDDELKDGASFTHGLLLCIL from the exons ATGGAGCAAGCCACTCAACAAAGTCAAGAGGTCATTGCCAAAGCTTTATTAGGCGCCAGAGTTGCTATGCTTGGGATCCGGTATCATATGCGTCTGATGGGCGAGGCTGCAGGCATTCCG tggcttcattggatttcaaattggagggaactttatttgcagcagtttgcaagag aaactagtcaaagagtttgccaagtacaagatatgtcacctccatctacaaaaggaaagaggccaaaacacatacctacaggaaaattagttaaactcctcaatgaaaagaggaagagctttagactgaatttggaaatggataaggttgttgaagagagatggagcaagtgcacaaaggatgatgaattgaaggatggagcaagtttcacgcatggtttacttttgtgtatcttgtaa